From the genome of Vicia villosa cultivar HV-30 ecotype Madison, WI linkage group LG2, Vvil1.0, whole genome shotgun sequence, one region includes:
- the LOC131653724 gene encoding G-type lectin S-receptor-like serine/threonine-protein kinase At2g19130, whose amino-acid sequence MFNMMKPWFWLSLLSLFLSLHLCPSLAALTTISTDQSLSGDQTLISKGGIFELGFFKPGNTSSNYYIGIWYKKISQQTIVWVANRDNPVSDKNTATLKISDGNLVLLDQSSKQVWSTNMSFPKSDSVSAILLDSGNLVLRNRPNDDASDPLWQSFDHPADTWLPGGKIRLDNKTKKPQYLTSWKNKEDPATGLFSLELDPKGTSSYLILWNKSEQYWTSGAWNGHIFSLVPEMRLNYIYNFSFVSNENESYFTYSVYNPSYISRFVMDISGQIKQLSWLENIKEWNLFWSQPRAQCEVYAFCGAFGSCTENSKPYCNCLSGFEPKSQSDWDLEDHSGGCIRKTRLQCESSDNSKGVKDRFRPIPNMALPKHAQSVRSGNAEECESICLNNCSCSAYSYDSNGCSVWFKDLLSLQQLSTDDSSGKTLFLKLAASEFKDDKKGNGVIIGIALGAIVGVGILLALLLFVVFRRRKRTVGTGKPVEGSLVAFGYRDMQNATKNFYEKLGGGGFGSVFKGTLADSSLVAVKKLESVSQGEKQFRTEVSTIGTVQHVNLVRLRGFCSEGTKRMLVYDYMPNGSLDFHLFMKKDTSVLLNWKLRYQIALGIARGLTYLHEKCRDCIIHCDVKPENILLDTDFCPKVADFGLAKLVGRDFSRVLTTMRGTRGYLAPEWISGVAITAKADVYSYGMMLFEVVSGRRNSDPSEDGQFTFFPTLAAKVVIEGGSVITLLDHRLEGNGDIEEVARIIKVASWCVQDNENERPTMGQVVQILEGILEVNLPPIPRSLQMLVDNHENMVFFTDSSSTQSSQVKSNISTSSQVKSNISSASSNLSAEN is encoded by the coding sequence ATGTTCAATATGATGAAACCATGGTTCTGGCTTTCTCTTCTTAGCCTATTCTTGTCTTTACACTTATGTCCTTCTCTTGCAGCTTTGACAACAATCTCAACAGACCAATCTCTCTCTGGTGACCAAACTCTTATCTCTAAAGGAGGAATCTTTGAATTGGGTTTCTTCAAACCAGGTAATACTTCCTCTAATTACTACATAGGAATATGGTACAAAAAGATCAGCCAACAAACAATTGTTTGGGTTGCCAACAGAGACAATCCTGTCTCTGACAAAAACACTGCCACCTTAAAAATCTCAGATGGTAATTTAGTTCTATTAGACCAATCTTCAAAACAAGTTTGGTCAACAAACATGAGTTTTCCTAAGTCAGATTCTGTTTCAGCTATTCTCTTAGATAGTGGAAATCTTGTTTTGAGAAATAGGCCTAATGATGATGCATCAGATCCTCTATGGCAGAGTTTTGATCATCCTGCAGATACATGGCTTCCTGGTGGAAAAATTAGGCTAGACAATAAAACAAAGAAGCCTCAGTATTTGACTTCATGGAAGAATAAGGAAGATCCTGCAACGGGTCTTTTCTCGTTGGAACTAGACCCGAAAGGAACGAGTTCGTATTTGATTCTTTGGAATAAGTCTGAACAGTATTGGACTAGTGGAGCTTGGAATGGACATATTTTTAGTTTGGTTCCTGAGATGAGGTTGAATTATATCTACAATTTTTCGTTTGTGTCGAACGAGAATGAGAGTTATTTCACTTACTCCGTGTATAACCCTTCCTATATATCGCGGTTTGTGATGGATATCTCCGGGCAGATTAAGCAACTGTCATGGTTGGAAAATATCAAAGAGTGGAACCTATTTTGGTCGCAGCCAAGAGCACAGTGTGAGGTTTATGCTTTCTGCGGTGCGTTTGGAAGCTGTACTGAGAACTCGAAGCCTTATTGTAATTGTTTGAGTGGTTTTGAGCCGAAGTCACAGTCTGATTGGGATCTGGAGGATCACTCAGGTGGGTGTATAAGAAAAACAAGGTTGCAATGTGAGAGTTCAGATAATTCGAAAGGCGTAAAGGACAGGTTCCGTCCAATCCCAAACATGGCATTGCCTAAACATGCACAATCTGTAAGATCAGGGAATGCAGAAGAATGTGAATCAATATGCTTGAACAACTGTTCTTGTTCTGCTTATTCGTATGACAGTAATGGATGTTCAGTTTGGTTTAAAGACCTACTGAGTCTGCAACAACTTTCTACAGATGACAGCAGTGGAAAAACTTTGTTTCTAAAACTTGCAGCATCAGAATTTAAGGATGATAAAAAAGGTAATGGTGTGATTATCGGTATTGCATTAGGTGCGATAGTTGGCGTTGGGATTCTCTTGGCCCTTCTTCTGTTCGTCGTGTTTAGGCGAAGAAAGCGAACTGTTGGAACGGGTAAGCCCGTGGAGGGTTCGTTGGTGGCCTTTGGTTACAGAGATATGCAAAATGCGACTAAGAATTTCTATGAGAAATTGGGAGGAGGCGGATTCGGTTCTGTATTCAAAGGAACATTGGCTGATTCAAGTTTAGTGGCAGTGAAGAAGTTGGAAAGTGTTAGCCAAGGAGAGAAACAGTTCAGAACAGAAGTGAGTACAATAGGAACTGTGCAACATGTTAACCTTGTTCGGCTTCGTGGATTCTGCTCAGAAGGTACTAAACGGATGTTGGTTTATGATTACATGCCAAATGGTTCCttggatttccatttattcaTGAAGAAGGATACCTCAGTGCTTTTGAACTGGAAACTGAGATACCAAATAGCTCTTGGAATTGCCAGGGGATTGACTTACCTCCACGAGAAGTGCCGAGACTGTATCATACATTGTGATGTAAAGCCGGAAAACATTCTCTTAGACACAGATTTTTGTCCAAAAGTTGCGGACTTTGGCCTAGCTAAGCTAGTTGGGCGAGATTTCAGCAGGGTCCTAACAACCATGAGAGGAACAAGAGGCTATCTTGCACCAGAGTGGATTTCTGGGGTGGCCATTACAGCCAAAGCCGATGTTTACAGCTACGGAATGATGCTTTTCGAGGTTGTATCAGGTAGGAGGAACTCTGATCCATCGGAAGACGGTCAATTTACTTTCTTTCCTACCTTAGCTGCAAAAGTAGTTATTGAAGGCGGCAGTGTGATCACCCTATTGGATCACAGGTTAGAGGGAAATGGGGACATTGAAGAAGTTGCGCGAATAATAAAAGTCGCTTCTTGGTGTGTCCAAGATAATGAAAATGAAAGGCCAACAATGGGTCAGGTAGTTCAAATTCTTGAAGGGATTTTGGAAGTGAACTTGCCTCCGATTCCAAGATCCCTTCAAATGTTGGTTGATAATCACGAGAACATGGTTTTCTTCACCGATTCTAGCTCAACTCAAAGTTCACAGGTTAAGAGTAACATCTCGACAAGCTCTCAGGTCAAAAGCAATATATCATCGGCCAGCTCTAATTTATCAGCCGAAAATTAG